The following proteins are encoded in a genomic region of bacterium:
- a CDS encoding LpxI family protein: MDVVGLIAGLGRLPIEVALAAREGGTRVVAIGLHGLTEASLADEVESFAWVHVGEVAPMMAHFREAGAKTLVMAGKVPKTFLWERPDLVKPDARALQALAGLKDRKDDSLLGAFAGLLVEEGFSLLGQAELAPALLAEVGILGSVEPGPEELADIEFGWPIAKAIGELDVGQTVVVRGKAVLALEAVEGTDAAVERGCALGEPGATVVKVAKPAQDMRFDVPTIGLATVQALARGGARALAVEAGKTVVLEREALLAEADRHGIAVVGSRSGRLDVGEGDR; this comes from the coding sequence ATGGATGTGGTCGGGCTCATCGCCGGCCTCGGCCGCCTCCCGATCGAGGTGGCCCTGGCCGCCCGCGAGGGAGGCACGCGAGTCGTCGCCATCGGCTTGCACGGCTTGACCGAGGCTTCCCTGGCTGACGAAGTCGAGAGCTTCGCCTGGGTGCATGTGGGTGAGGTGGCGCCGATGATGGCTCACTTCCGGGAGGCGGGAGCCAAGACATTGGTCATGGCTGGCAAGGTGCCCAAGACCTTCCTGTGGGAGCGCCCGGACCTCGTGAAACCCGATGCCCGCGCATTGCAGGCGCTTGCGGGATTGAAGGATCGCAAGGACGATTCCCTGCTCGGCGCCTTCGCAGGCCTTCTGGTCGAGGAGGGGTTCTCCTTGCTGGGCCAGGCCGAGCTCGCACCGGCGTTGTTGGCCGAAGTGGGCATTCTCGGTTCCGTTGAACCCGGGCCGGAAGAGCTCGCCGATATCGAATTCGGTTGGCCGATCGCCAAGGCGATCGGTGAACTCGATGTGGGCCAGACGGTGGTCGTGCGGGGGAAGGCCGTTCTCGCGCTGGAAGCTGTCGAGGGCACGGACGCCGCCGTCGAGCGCGGTTGCGCCCTGGGCGAGCCGGGTGCAACCGTCGTCAAGGTCGCGAAGCCTGCCCAGGACATGCGCTTCGATGTCCCCACGATCGGCTTGGCCACCGTGCAGGCACTCGCCAGGGGTGGAGCACGAGCCCTGGCGGTCGAGGCAGGCAAGACCGTCGTGCTCGAGCGCGAGGCGCTCCTTGCCGAGGCCGATCGACATGGGATCGCCGTCGTCGGATCGAGGAGCGGAAGACTCGATGTGGGGGAGGGAGACCGATGA
- the lpxB gene encoding lipid-A-disaccharide synthase: MSTVFVSAGDVSGEQHAAALVEALNRRLPDLRFIGLGGPAMEKAGVELVVHQHEIAVGGLVEVLGDAGRIVNAWRRLRKTLKARPDLVVLVDAPDFNIPLARTARKAGIPVLYYVSPQVWAWRTRRIQKIARRVDRMAVIFPFEVDVYSGTGLPVTFVGHPVVDRLRPFLEGRDAASCRAALGLEGEGPWIALLPGSRRNEVRDTLPLQLEVVKAVHARDPRVRFVIGVAPSIPRETIDSRLREAALPSLVDLRVFEGRTHEVIRAADVALSKPGTVTVEIAVLGTPAVVAARAHPLTAFLMRRLVKVPSFTMPNLIAGETVIPEFLQEEAEPEPIAEALLARIAGPERGAQKEALGGVRARLGQGGAAERTADLVQEMLGVEAMDGASQA, translated from the coding sequence ATGAGTACGGTGTTCGTCTCGGCCGGCGACGTTTCGGGGGAACAGCACGCGGCGGCCCTCGTGGAAGCATTGAACCGACGCTTACCGGATCTGCGCTTCATCGGCCTCGGCGGCCCGGCCATGGAAAAAGCCGGCGTGGAACTCGTCGTGCATCAGCACGAAATCGCCGTGGGCGGGTTGGTCGAAGTGCTTGGCGATGCCGGCCGAATCGTGAATGCCTGGCGGAGGCTGCGAAAGACGTTGAAGGCCCGACCGGATCTCGTGGTCCTGGTCGACGCGCCAGACTTCAACATCCCGTTGGCCCGAACAGCACGCAAGGCCGGCATCCCCGTGCTCTACTATGTGAGCCCACAGGTCTGGGCGTGGCGAACGCGACGCATCCAAAAAATCGCCCGCCGGGTCGATCGCATGGCTGTGATCTTTCCGTTCGAAGTGGATGTCTATTCGGGCACCGGTCTGCCCGTCACGTTTGTTGGGCACCCGGTGGTCGATCGCCTGCGACCCTTCCTGGAGGGAAGGGATGCCGCGAGCTGTCGTGCTGCGCTTGGCCTGGAGGGGGAGGGGCCCTGGATCGCCCTGCTTCCTGGCAGCCGTCGCAACGAGGTGCGCGATACCTTGCCCCTCCAGTTGGAGGTGGTGAAGGCCGTGCACGCCCGGGATCCTCGGGTGCGATTCGTGATCGGGGTTGCGCCGAGCATTCCGCGTGAGACGATCGATAGCCGCCTGCGCGAAGCCGCATTGCCTTCCCTCGTCGATCTCCGCGTTTTCGAGGGGCGTACCCATGAGGTCATTCGTGCGGCGGATGTGGCGCTCTCGAAGCCGGGAACGGTAACGGTGGAGATCGCCGTCCTCGGGACCCCGGCGGTCGTCGCCGCACGGGCGCATCCGCTGACCGCGTTCTTGATGCGTCGCCTCGTCAAGGTGCCTTCCTTCACGATGCCGAACCTGATCGCCGGCGAAACGGTCATCCCGGAATTCCTCCAGGAAGAGGCGGAGCCGGAGCCGATTGCGGAAGCGCTCCTGGCACGGATCGCTGGCCCGGAGCGAGGTGCCCAGAAGGAGGCTCTGGGCGGGGTTCGTGCCCGGCTCGGCCAGGGAGGTGCCGCGGAGAGAACCGCCGATCTCGTTCAGGAGATGCTGGGGGTGGAGGCGATGGATGGGGCTTCGCAGGCATAG
- the lpxA gene encoding acyl-ACP--UDP-N-acetylglucosamine O-acyltransferase — protein sequence MPQVHPTAVVDPGAKLADDVVVGAYSIVGPEVELGPRVELRPHAYVWGRTRIGEGTRIFSFAVIGEDPQDKDFSGETTELVIGSENVIREHASIHVGTAKGGGATRLGDDNLIMNGVHLGHDTQVGSHCIIASHCAIAGHVEVGDYAVIGGLSGVHQFARIGESAMVGGLAGVTKDAPPFSIVAGERATTRGVNVIGLRRRGFSADVRSQIKRAFHILFSSKLRFEVALAEVRDQGLVCDEVQRLLAFVETSERGVSR from the coding sequence ATGCCCCAGGTTCATCCCACCGCGGTCGTCGATCCCGGCGCGAAGCTGGCCGACGACGTCGTCGTCGGGGCCTACTCCATCGTGGGCCCCGAGGTCGAGCTCGGTCCGCGGGTCGAGCTGCGTCCTCACGCCTACGTCTGGGGGCGCACCCGGATTGGCGAGGGCACGCGGATCTTCTCGTTCGCCGTCATCGGGGAGGATCCTCAAGACAAGGACTTCTCCGGTGAGACGACGGAGTTGGTGATCGGCAGCGAGAACGTGATCCGGGAGCATGCCAGCATCCACGTAGGGACAGCCAAGGGAGGCGGCGCCACGCGACTCGGCGACGACAACCTGATCATGAACGGTGTCCATCTGGGCCACGACACGCAAGTTGGCTCCCACTGCATCATCGCGAGCCATTGCGCGATCGCCGGCCACGTGGAGGTGGGAGACTATGCGGTGATCGGCGGACTCTCAGGCGTCCACCAGTTCGCGCGCATCGGTGAATCGGCAATGGTTGGAGGGCTGGCGGGCGTTACCAAGGATGCGCCGCCGTTCTCGATCGTAGCCGGAGAGCGGGCGACCACCCGCGGCGTGAACGTCATCGGCCTGCGCCGCCGCGGATTCTCCGCGGATGTGCGGAGCCAGATCAAGCGCGCCTTTCACATCCTGTTCAGTTCGAAGCTTCGCTTCGAGGTGGCGCTTGCCGAGGTTCGCGACCAGGGTCTCGTGTGCGACGAGGTTCAGCGACTGCTGGCGTTCGTCGAGACCTCGGAGCGCGGAGTCTCCCGGTAG
- the lpxK gene encoding tetraacyldisaccharide 4'-kinase, with protein sequence MKRPGWFDAEPEGVGRFALIPVSAVAMLYGLVARLHRLAYQRGWSSRRALACKVISVGNLVSGGAGKTPTAAWVAAALRIRGHRVALASRGYGGGGRDAVQVVSDGRYVRARTEGVGDEAMLLAALAPGVPVLVGARRDLVGQRAVAAFDAHILVLDDGFQHHRLARDVDLVTVHGSAGFGNRRLLPRGPLRERFEALRCADAIGVVDGPLCEADSALLDEFAPEARRFEVERVATHTRPLAGGEPAPVETLAGRSVGLLCGIARPASFRETVEAMGVRVAAERSFADHHVYRAADLKGLADDAPLWLTTEKDSGKLLPRWAQGVELLVLSLETRVREPEAFLDWLEDRLRAKAAGRNAAVPGFAHAPRAARDRSALG encoded by the coding sequence TTGAAGCGCCCGGGTTGGTTCGACGCAGAGCCCGAGGGCGTGGGCCGGTTTGCATTGATTCCAGTCTCTGCCGTAGCGATGCTCTACGGCCTCGTGGCACGGCTGCATCGCCTCGCCTACCAACGCGGCTGGTCGAGCCGTCGCGCACTCGCCTGCAAGGTCATCAGCGTAGGCAACCTGGTTTCGGGCGGTGCAGGCAAGACACCCACGGCTGCGTGGGTTGCGGCGGCCCTGCGCATCCGTGGCCATCGTGTGGCTCTTGCCAGCCGTGGCTATGGTGGAGGCGGACGTGACGCGGTTCAGGTCGTCTCCGATGGTCGCTACGTGAGGGCTCGCACCGAAGGCGTGGGGGACGAGGCCATGCTCCTTGCGGCGCTCGCGCCCGGTGTGCCCGTGCTCGTCGGAGCCAGGCGGGATCTCGTCGGTCAACGCGCGGTTGCTGCCTTCGACGCTCATATCCTCGTGCTGGACGATGGCTTCCAGCACCATCGGCTGGCGCGAGATGTCGATCTGGTGACCGTCCACGGGAGTGCGGGCTTCGGAAATCGTCGCCTTCTCCCGCGCGGTCCACTCCGCGAACGATTCGAGGCACTCCGCTGCGCTGATGCGATCGGCGTCGTGGATGGGCCGCTATGCGAAGCCGATTCCGCGCTCCTCGACGAGTTCGCACCAGAGGCCCGACGTTTCGAGGTCGAGCGCGTCGCAACACATACGCGTCCCCTCGCGGGAGGTGAGCCCGCTCCGGTGGAGACCCTGGCCGGGCGCTCGGTCGGTCTGCTCTGCGGCATCGCTCGCCCTGCATCGTTCCGGGAGACGGTGGAGGCCATGGGCGTCCGGGTCGCAGCCGAGCGGAGCTTTGCCGACCATCATGTCTATCGGGCAGCGGATCTGAAGGGACTGGCGGATGATGCGCCGCTTTGGCTCACGACCGAGAAGGATTCCGGGAAGCTGTTGCCGCGCTGGGCGCAAGGGGTGGAGCTTCTCGTGCTGTCTTTGGAGACGCGGGTTCGCGAGCCGGAAGCCTTCCTCGATTGGTTGGAGGATCGGTTGCGCGCCAAGGCCGCCGGTCGGAATGCAGCGGTCCCCGGGTTCGCTCACGCACCGCGGGCCGCTCGCGATCGCTCCGCCCTGGGATGA
- a CDS encoding YjgP/YjgQ family permease yields MRVPRTLSLYVLRELGQYAGIGLLAVGSVMLSQRILRELNDMAGIGIGFGDMLNLMAYLLGMLAAYSIPVAFLFGILVAVGRLSSDAEVNAMRALGVSLGQLVAPVAAVGLIVALCTGWLLSSVEPGARRDLRGFLGEVASRGGIIEAGAFNELDTTGQRLLFVDGRNEENELKGVLISDRTDPVKPFTVVANRGKFDFQRDTGIGLIRLFEGDIHFEREDAGDDRYQRISFKEFEYAFDLSKLATPGLDRIRPREMDNSLIQQVLSEWGPNDKAPGWVRVKDRNRYEIQLHRRLALPVAPLLFALIGVPLGLQRSRGARSWGVLLCVLLVFSYYTLLSAGEYLAQEGLAPAAVSLWLPNLVFAAVAVFLLYRARHAES; encoded by the coding sequence ATGCGAGTCCCGCGTACCCTTTCGCTCTATGTCCTGCGCGAGCTTGGGCAGTATGCGGGCATCGGCCTGCTCGCCGTGGGCTCCGTGATGCTCTCCCAGCGAATCCTCCGCGAGCTGAACGATATGGCCGGAATTGGCATCGGGTTCGGGGACATGCTGAACCTGATGGCCTACCTGCTGGGCATGCTGGCGGCCTATTCGATCCCGGTCGCCTTCTTGTTTGGAATCCTGGTCGCCGTCGGACGGCTCTCGTCGGACGCGGAAGTGAACGCCATGCGGGCTCTGGGGGTGAGCCTCGGGCAGCTCGTCGCGCCAGTAGCGGCCGTCGGCTTGATCGTCGCCCTCTGCACGGGATGGCTTCTGAGCTCGGTCGAGCCCGGCGCACGGCGGGATCTTCGCGGTTTCCTGGGGGAGGTCGCTTCCCGCGGTGGGATCATCGAGGCAGGCGCGTTCAACGAACTCGACACCACCGGTCAACGGCTGCTCTTCGTCGACGGGCGCAACGAAGAGAACGAGTTGAAGGGCGTGTTGATCTCCGACCGAACCGACCCGGTCAAGCCGTTCACGGTCGTCGCCAACCGGGGCAAATTCGATTTCCAGCGCGATACCGGCATCGGACTCATCCGCCTCTTCGAAGGCGATATCCACTTCGAGCGGGAAGATGCCGGCGATGATCGGTACCAGCGGATTTCGTTCAAGGAGTTCGAATACGCATTCGATCTTTCGAAACTGGCCACCCCAGGCCTGGATCGAATCCGACCACGCGAAATGGACAATAGTCTGATCCAGCAGGTCCTCAGTGAATGGGGGCCGAACGACAAGGCGCCGGGCTGGGTTCGGGTGAAGGATCGCAATCGATACGAGATTCAACTCCATCGTCGCCTCGCCCTGCCTGTCGCGCCCCTGCTCTTCGCTTTGATCGGTGTTCCCCTCGGCCTGCAGCGATCCCGCGGCGCGCGTTCCTGGGGTGTCTTGCTATGCGTCTTGCTCGTCTTCAGCTACTACACCCTGCTCTCGGCCGGCGAGTACCTCGCTCAAGAGGGCCTGGCTCCAGCCGCCGTCTCGCTCTGGCTTCCCAACCTCGTCTTCGCCGCTGTCGCCGTTTTCCTGCTCTACCGCGCGCGGCACGCGGAGAGTTGA
- a CDS encoding 3-deoxy-D-manno-octulosonic acid transferase (catalyzes the transfer of 2-keto-3-deoxy-D-manno-octulosonic acid to lipid A), translating into MGLRRHSLAAVAAMIGIPLGLLGVALRPGWRTGLSERLGLRPPQSKGSAPIWIHGASVGEFQAALRLIDPLLARGEEVVATTTTATGRALARRVRPDLPSGLAPIDHPWSTMSALRRTAPLVLVLIETELWPSWISSASRLGIPVLVVSGRISDRSFPRYRRMQPLLASTFGRLAAIGSRTDVDAERFVALGVDSKKVEVTGDLKLAPPSAPPHLDGELARALSATPCWVAGSTHPGEELAALRATQEVRARGEKLALVVAPRHPEKLDAAEAALRGAGAKLHRRSALAGALLEDGDVLLLDTLGELASLYGVAKAAFVGGSLVPVGGHNLLEPLQAGCPVLFGPHVANARESSRLLLEAGAGTQVSDGNALAGALARLLAEDQGRAVSAGQLALGPHRAAVAETLALIDRVRRGDAG; encoded by the coding sequence ATGGGGCTTCGCAGGCATAGCCTGGCGGCAGTCGCTGCCATGATCGGCATTCCGCTCGGTTTGCTGGGTGTCGCGTTGCGACCCGGGTGGCGCACGGGTCTGTCCGAACGCCTCGGGTTGCGACCACCCCAGAGCAAGGGCTCGGCACCCATCTGGATTCACGGGGCTAGCGTGGGCGAGTTCCAGGCGGCACTCCGCCTGATCGATCCGCTCCTGGCTCGCGGTGAGGAGGTCGTCGCCACGACGACGACCGCGACCGGGCGAGCGCTGGCGCGGCGCGTGCGACCCGATCTGCCGTCGGGGCTGGCGCCGATCGATCACCCCTGGTCGACCATGAGCGCCCTGCGCCGGACCGCGCCTTTGGTTCTGGTCTTGATCGAGACCGAGCTCTGGCCGAGCTGGATCTCGTCGGCTTCACGGCTCGGGATTCCCGTCCTGGTGGTTTCGGGACGCATCTCCGACCGGAGCTTTCCCCGCTACCGTCGGATGCAGCCGCTGCTCGCCTCGACGTTCGGAAGGCTGGCTGCGATTGGATCTCGGACGGACGTAGACGCCGAGCGTTTCGTCGCGCTAGGTGTGGACAGCAAGAAGGTAGAAGTGACGGGTGATCTGAAGCTCGCGCCGCCCTCGGCGCCTCCGCACCTCGATGGCGAGCTTGCGCGGGCACTCTCCGCAACACCTTGCTGGGTGGCCGGAAGTACCCACCCGGGAGAAGAGCTCGCAGCACTGCGAGCCACCCAGGAGGTGCGAGCACGGGGTGAGAAACTCGCTCTTGTCGTTGCGCCTCGTCATCCAGAGAAGCTGGACGCCGCTGAGGCGGCGCTTCGCGGAGCCGGTGCGAAGCTGCATCGGCGCTCGGCGCTTGCTGGTGCCTTGCTCGAAGACGGAGACGTCCTGCTGTTGGACACCCTCGGCGAACTGGCCAGCCTGTACGGCGTGGCAAAGGCAGCGTTCGTCGGCGGAAGCCTGGTTCCGGTCGGCGGGCACAACCTCCTCGAGCCGCTTCAAGCGGGCTGCCCGGTGCTATTCGGCCCGCACGTCGCCAATGCACGGGAGAGTTCGCGGCTACTGCTCGAGGCAGGGGCGGGCACACAGGTATCCGATGGGAACGCATTGGCAGGGGCCCTGGCCCGTCTCCTGGCGGAGGATCAGGGTCGTGCGGTTTCCGCTGGGCAACTTGCTCTCGGGCCCCATCGCGCCGCGGTGGCTGAAACGCTCGCACTCATCGACCGGGTGCGCAGGGGGGACGCGGGTTGA
- a CDS encoding OmpH family outer membrane protein, producing MMTRRIQWLAVIAIALLAVAQTGADDGLKIGVVDMQEALTSTDQGKSARDELTRKEREAQSELQPMIERRNSLQEEIRGKKYVLSESALFDKQVEMAELTNQIESKYKELEGQFKIDQGRILAPISAKMMEIIEEIGKEQGFTVILQRDAPGLIYAREALDITDVVVGRFNKQS from the coding sequence ATGATGACGCGAAGAATCCAATGGCTCGCAGTGATCGCAATCGCCTTGCTCGCCGTCGCCCAGACCGGGGCCGATGATGGGCTGAAGATCGGTGTGGTCGACATGCAAGAGGCCCTCACCTCGACGGATCAGGGTAAATCCGCGCGCGATGAACTCACTCGGAAGGAACGTGAGGCCCAGAGCGAACTCCAGCCGATGATCGAGCGGCGCAATTCGCTGCAGGAAGAGATCCGCGGCAAGAAGTATGTGCTCTCCGAGAGCGCACTCTTCGACAAGCAGGTGGAGATGGCCGAGCTCACCAACCAGATCGAGAGCAAGTACAAGGAGCTCGAAGGTCAGTTCAAGATCGACCAGGGTCGAATCCTCGCGCCGATCTCGGCCAAGATGATGGAGATCATCGAGGAGATCGGAAAGGAGCAGGGCTTCACGGTCATCCTGCAGCGCGACGCTCCCGGGCTGATCTACGCCCGGGAGGCTCTCGATATCACGGATGTGGTCGTGGGTCGCTTCAACAAGCAGAGCTGA
- a CDS encoding Gfo/Idh/MocA family oxidoreductase produces MTLRLAVVGVGHMGRFHAQKVKALEEEGVELVGVVDAELERARSVANELGVVAFANLSQASKGLDAVIVAVPTVNHAVVVGEALQAGLDVLVEKPIAATLAEAEQLLDQARKLGRIVHVGHLEWFNAAMRKAAERIRRPLFIESHRLGPFPDRATDVDVVRDLMIHDLDLIQRVVGDEPERIEAIGVPVITERVDIANARLTFRSGCVANVTASRVSPQPLRKIRFFQADGYLSIDLLERELVLAERGAPDAEGRREISLDRVAIDRADALEAQLRAFRDAVRDRSESEGIADHGLAALRSALRVIEAMPALDALA; encoded by the coding sequence ATGACCCTACGTCTCGCGGTCGTCGGTGTCGGGCATATGGGTCGCTTTCACGCCCAGAAGGTGAAGGCCCTGGAAGAGGAAGGCGTCGAGCTCGTCGGCGTGGTCGATGCTGAGCTCGAGCGCGCGCGAAGCGTGGCCAACGAACTCGGCGTCGTGGCCTTCGCCAATCTGAGCCAGGCTTCGAAGGGTCTCGATGCCGTCATCGTGGCCGTGCCGACGGTGAACCACGCGGTGGTCGTCGGAGAAGCGTTGCAGGCGGGGCTGGACGTACTGGTCGAAAAGCCCATCGCGGCGACCCTGGCGGAAGCCGAGCAACTCCTCGACCAGGCACGGAAGCTGGGGCGTATCGTCCACGTGGGCCACCTCGAGTGGTTCAACGCCGCCATGCGGAAGGCCGCCGAGCGGATTCGCCGGCCCCTGTTCATCGAATCCCATCGCCTTGGTCCATTTCCAGATCGGGCAACGGACGTCGATGTCGTGCGCGACCTGATGATTCACGATCTGGACCTGATCCAACGCGTGGTGGGAGACGAGCCGGAACGCATCGAGGCCATCGGTGTGCCCGTCATTACCGAGCGGGTCGATATTGCCAACGCGCGTCTCACGTTTCGCAGTGGCTGCGTTGCGAACGTCACCGCAAGCCGTGTTTCGCCTCAACCCTTGCGCAAGATCCGTTTCTTCCAGGCCGATGGTTACCTCTCGATCGATCTGCTCGAGCGCGAGTTGGTGCTTGCGGAGCGCGGAGCACCGGACGCCGAGGGCCGCCGGGAGATTTCGCTGGATCGCGTCGCGATCGATCGGGCGGACGCGCTCGAGGCCCAGCTTCGCGCCTTCCGCGACGCGGTGCGTGACCGCAGCGAGAGCGAAGGAATCGCCGACCACGGGCTGGCAGCACTGCGTTCGGCCTTGCGAGTGATCGAAGCCATGCCGGCCCTGGATGCACTCGCATGA
- a CDS encoding glycosyltransferase family 9 protein has protein sequence MLGGVPWLDEVLVFPRPELRAALRRARPDRLWSAGGSWLRALRAERFDLVVDFHSILKSGALAWLSGAGRRVAYARPFAREGADWFATEHAHLAPPRQSRFQRNEALVRYLGVSEAALRRPLVLSPERVEQAAKGLGPGPVPIAIHPGTSDATAHKRWTVQGYAEVARALAGEGVPAVVTAGPARDDREFADAVVAAAGGVARRAPETPTLLDLAALFQACRLYLGGDTGPLHVASLVGTPVVQLIGPTDPVENQPSPATPSRTVRVQIGCNPCRRGCAAASCMRAIPPNLVIEAARELLAGEGAQW, from the coding sequence TTGCTTGGCGGTGTTCCGTGGCTCGATGAAGTCCTCGTCTTCCCTCGGCCAGAGCTGCGGGCCGCCCTGCGCCGGGCGCGGCCGGATCGTCTCTGGTCGGCCGGCGGCAGCTGGCTCCGGGCGCTTCGTGCGGAGCGCTTCGATCTGGTCGTGGATTTTCACTCGATCTTGAAGAGTGGCGCGCTGGCATGGCTTTCGGGGGCCGGTCGTCGGGTCGCCTATGCACGGCCCTTTGCCCGGGAGGGCGCGGATTGGTTTGCGACGGAGCACGCACATCTGGCGCCGCCCCGGCAAAGCCGCTTTCAGCGCAACGAGGCGCTGGTTCGCTACCTGGGTGTCTCCGAAGCCGCGCTGAGGCGCCCCCTGGTCCTCAGCCCCGAAAGGGTGGAGCAGGCCGCCAAGGGCCTGGGCCCGGGTCCCGTGCCCATCGCGATCCACCCTGGTACCAGCGACGCGACCGCCCACAAGCGTTGGACCGTCCAGGGCTACGCCGAAGTTGCCCGGGCGCTGGCAGGCGAAGGTGTTCCCGCGGTCGTGACCGCGGGTCCCGCCCGGGACGATCGGGAGTTTGCCGATGCCGTGGTCGCAGCGGCTGGCGGCGTGGCCCGTCGGGCTCCGGAAACCCCGACGTTGCTCGATCTGGCGGCCCTTTTTCAAGCTTGCCGCTTGTATCTCGGGGGGGATACGGGGCCTCTTCACGTGGCCTCTCTCGTGGGCACACCCGTCGTCCAACTGATCGGCCCGACCGACCCCGTCGAGAACCAGCCTTCGCCGGCCACGCCATCGCGCACGGTACGGGTTCAGATCGGCTGCAACCCATGCCGTCGTGGCTGCGCAGCAGCGTCTTGCATGAGGGCAATACCACCCAATTTGGTCATTGAGGCGGCCCGCGAACTTCTGGCGGGGGAGGGGGCCCAGTGGTAG